The following are from one region of the Hydrogenophaga sp. BPS33 genome:
- a CDS encoding type II toxin-antitoxin system RatA family toxin, translating to MKTIHKSVLLWHSAHEMFALVTDIERYPQFLPWCDHGEVLERLNDGVVARVGISISGLRQTFTTRNTHESDRKVLMKLVDGPFSALDGVWSFTPLGDGAQRACKVEFQLSYGFSSGTLAALIGPVFDKIAGSLMDAFVKRADQVYGTN from the coding sequence ATGAAAACCATTCACAAGTCCGTCCTGCTGTGGCACAGCGCACACGAAATGTTTGCGCTGGTCACCGACATCGAGCGCTACCCGCAGTTTCTTCCCTGGTGCGATCACGGTGAGGTCCTGGAGCGATTGAACGATGGTGTCGTGGCCCGGGTGGGCATCTCCATCAGCGGTTTGCGCCAGACCTTCACGACCCGCAACACCCATGAGTCCGACCGCAAAGTGCTCATGAAGCTGGTCGACGGACCCTTCTCCGCCCTTGATGGCGTCTGGTCGTTCACCCCCTTGGGCGATGGCGCGCAGCGGGCCTGCAAAGTCGAGTTTCAGCTGAGCTATGGCTTTTCCAGTGGCACCTTGGCGGCACTGATCGGGCCCGTGTTCGACAAGATCGCCGGCAGCCTGATGGACGCCTTCGTGAAGCGGGCCGATCAGGTCTATGGCACGAACTGA
- the smpB gene encoding SsrA-binding protein SmpB, which produces MATKSSKESSAKTGTDSRIADNKKALFNYAIEERFEAGMVLDGWEVKALREGKVQLTDGYVVIRDGEMFLIGCQINPLHTASSHVSPDAVRTKKLLLHKEQIRRLIGKVEQKGYTLVPLNLHWKGRNVKCEIALGKGKAEHDKRNTIKDREGQREVDRAMKSRNR; this is translated from the coding sequence ATGGCCACCAAAAGCAGCAAAGAATCCTCCGCGAAAACCGGCACCGACAGCCGCATTGCCGACAACAAGAAAGCCCTCTTCAACTACGCCATTGAAGAGCGCTTCGAGGCCGGCATGGTGCTGGACGGCTGGGAGGTCAAGGCCTTGCGCGAAGGCAAGGTGCAACTCACCGATGGCTACGTGGTGATCCGTGACGGTGAGATGTTCCTCATCGGCTGTCAGATCAACCCTTTGCACACGGCGTCTTCCCACGTCAGCCCGGATGCCGTTCGCACCAAGAAGCTGTTGCTGCACAAAGAGCAGATTCGCCGCCTCATTGGCAAGGTCGAGCAGAAGGGCTACACCCTGGTGCCGCTGAACCTGCATTGGAAGGGCCGCAACGTGAAATGCGAGATCGCGCTCGGCAAGGGCAAGGCCGAGCACGACAAGCGCAACACCATCAAGGACCGCGAAGGCCAGCGCGAAGTGGATCGCGCCATGAAGTCGCGCAACCGGTGA